A genome region from Psychrobacter jeotgali includes the following:
- a CDS encoding dienelactone hydrolase family protein, with the protein MTHNRFFSKAAGALGPLTLSMSVFCVNAIAADHPAKTALSTATNGTHGTVLSSSLSTADCIPDTVIDATTLADTQANGPFSVTAKPVPRQAASGFGGGTIFYPNHTEGCGLLGGIAVIPGYVSYENSIKWWGPRLASWGFVVITINTNSIYDNPDSRATQLSAALDHIFTDSTVGNMVDRNRLGVIGWSMGGGGALRLATDRRDIRAIMPLAPYHDKGYEEVKTPTLVIACEHDRIASNKKYTNIFYDKLTGPKMKVEVNNASHFCPSYRFNEKLLSKPGIAWMQRYINDDTRFDKFLCANENYSDSPRFSAYDYANC; encoded by the coding sequence ATGACTCATAATCGTTTTTTTTCAAAAGCAGCAGGCGCTCTAGGACCTCTTACGCTTTCTATGAGTGTTTTTTGTGTAAACGCTATAGCTGCTGACCACCCTGCTAAAACTGCATTAAGCACCGCGACCAATGGAACCCATGGAACCGTATTATCGTCATCGCTATCTACCGCCGACTGTATTCCTGATACGGTAATTGATGCTACTACCCTTGCAGATACGCAAGCTAACGGCCCTTTTTCAGTAACAGCTAAGCCCGTTCCACGGCAAGCAGCTAGCGGTTTTGGCGGTGGTACTATCTTTTATCCAAACCATACCGAAGGCTGCGGCCTTTTAGGTGGTATCGCTGTTATTCCAGGTTATGTCTCTTATGAGAACTCTATAAAATGGTGGGGGCCGCGCTTGGCTTCTTGGGGCTTTGTAGTCATCACTATCAACACCAATTCCATCTACGATAATCCCGATAGCCGAGCCACTCAGTTAAGTGCCGCCCTTGATCACATCTTTACTGACAGCACCGTTGGCAATATGGTAGATCGCAATCGTTTAGGCGTTATCGGTTGGTCGATGGGCGGCGGCGGTGCCCTTAGGTTAGCCACTGACCGTCGTGACATCCGGGCTATTATGCCGCTAGCGCCCTATCACGATAAAGGCTATGAGGAAGTAAAAACCCCCACTTTAGTTATTGCTTGTGAACATGATCGTATTGCCTCCAATAAAAAATACACCAATATCTTCTATGACAAACTGACCGGTCCAAAAATGAAAGTTGAGGTCAACAATGCTAGCCACTTTTGTCCAAGCTACCGTTTTAATGAGAAACTATTAAGCAAACCCGGCATCGCATGGATGCAGCGCTATATTAATGATGACACCCGCTTCGATAAGTTTTTATGCGCTAATGAAAATTATAGCGACAGCCCCCGTTTCTCAGCTTATGATTATGCCAATTGCTGA
- a CDS encoding MFS transporter, translated as MAAASNLISVLVNNTIDNTQKLSPQPSPQIDSPSWVLKLTIGLIGMFAFLQVYSVQAVLPVLMMDLSATEVQAGMVVGATVMAIAIMSPFLGMISDAVGRKSFIVGALLFLAIPTALIAQSPSIEWMGIWRFMQGLSVPGITVVTIAYIGEEFEGRAVTELMSFYVSGSVLGGFMGRFLLGHLHEFMGWRHGYYVMAAITLIGALWVSKTLPASRCFEANPNFRSALQTLGEHLTNRYVVTACLLGACVLFSLVGCFTFINLHLAKTPYNLGTGALANIFAVYLIGVIITPLSTTLLRRFGSARTVRVAVVISMVGVLLTLVTPLWGIIAGLAIMSSGVFITQSATISYIAVNVKKGRSLASGLYYMGYYAGGTMGAWLCGLAYAQGEWTLTVWLLLFVQVLALLIAGFGMIKTKARTA; from the coding sequence ATGGCTGCGGCGTCCAACCTAATCAGTGTCCTTGTGAATAATACTATTGATAACACTCAAAAACTATCGCCACAGCCGTCGCCGCAGATAGACTCTCCATCATGGGTTTTAAAATTAACTATTGGCCTTATCGGTATGTTTGCCTTTTTGCAGGTGTATTCTGTACAGGCGGTGCTACCGGTATTGATGATGGATTTATCCGCCACTGAAGTCCAAGCGGGGATGGTCGTCGGTGCAACGGTAATGGCAATTGCAATTATGTCGCCATTTTTGGGGATGATCTCTGATGCGGTTGGTCGTAAGTCTTTTATCGTTGGAGCGCTATTATTTTTAGCCATTCCCACCGCGCTGATTGCTCAAAGCCCTAGTATTGAATGGATGGGGATATGGCGCTTTATGCAAGGGCTGTCGGTGCCTGGTATTACAGTGGTAACTATCGCCTATATTGGTGAGGAGTTTGAGGGGCGAGCAGTGACTGAGCTGATGTCCTTTTATGTGTCAGGCTCGGTGCTGGGCGGTTTTATGGGGCGGTTTTTGCTGGGCCATTTGCATGAGTTTATGGGCTGGAGGCATGGCTATTATGTGATGGCAGCTATTACACTGATAGGAGCGTTGTGGGTAAGCAAGACCTTGCCAGCATCACGCTGCTTTGAGGCCAATCCTAATTTTCGTTCAGCGCTGCAAACACTAGGCGAGCATCTGACCAATCGTTATGTAGTCACAGCTTGTCTGCTGGGCGCTTGCGTATTGTTTTCTTTGGTTGGCTGTTTTACTTTTATTAATTTACACCTCGCCAAGACCCCTTATAACCTCGGCACTGGAGCATTGGCTAATATCTTTGCTGTTTATCTGATTGGGGTGATTATTACGCCGTTATCGACAACTTTGCTCCGCCGCTTTGGCTCGGCGAGAACAGTCCGAGTAGCGGTGGTAATATCTATGGTTGGAGTACTATTAACTTTAGTAACGCCGCTATGGGGCATTATTGCGGGGTTGGCTATCATGTCGTCAGGGGTATTTATCACTCAATCTGCTACCATTAGTTATATCGCAGTCAATGTTAAAAAAGGACGCTCATTAGCTTCTGGCTTATATTATATGGGCTATTATGCTGGCGGAACGATGGGAGCGTGGCTGTGCGGCTTAGCCTATGCGCAAGGGGAGTGGACGCTGACGGTTTGGCTGTTATTATTCGTACAAGTATTGGCTCTATTAATAGCGGGTTTTGGCATGATAAAAACTAAAGCACGTACGGCTTAA